GAATGTCACTTTTTTGGCCTGCTCGTGGGCTTTTTCCCTTAGCATCGTAATCATTAAATAGTTACTCGGATGAGATCCGCAGCAATACACTAGATGACAATCACTTACCCTACGATACTGGACGACGGCAAGGTGCCAATAAGGTTCACTCGCTTTTTCATACAAGTGGAGGTGACGTAGGTCTGCGGCAACAACCGAGCTCGGCCAATGATAAGGTGCGTCCCGACCAAACGACTTTGACGCTACTCCCGTTTCTTTATACTCCCTAAATTCATCGACCAGTCGTCTTGCTTCGTCGTCGGTTAATAACTCTCTAAATTTTTGTGAGGTAAATACTTTTATAGCCACTCGGTAAATACCTCCGGCTCATTGGGATCGCGCGGTTGAGTTGCCTCTTTTTCCAAAGCCGTCGTCATTTTTTCCGCAATAAACAAAATTTCCGCTGGCGTTAATTCCTGATTTGGTTTTCCAATATGCAAAGGTCTGACGTCAATACGAACCTTATTGCTGCTCATTTTTTGTCCTCCGTAGTGGCTTTTACGGGCGTGCGAAAAATTTTAACCTGCCCAATTTTTATAACCTCCCCCGTTTCGGACATCTGATAGGGGAGCGACGTCAGCAGCTCCAGCAACTTAATAAATTTGAAATCTACGAGTTTTAAGAAATCGAATAACGCTGCCAGAGGAATTTCGTTGCCTTCCGCCGTCAGCATGTATTGAGTGGATTCCACATCGCTCTTGTAAGTCTCGATAACCAAATAGCTGTCGTCCCCTTCCCCGTAAACGCTCAACGTCATATCGGCATCGGCAAAGGAAACACGTCGATGGTTAACAAGTATCGCAGCCCACGCTGTGAACGTACTGAGACCGCCTAGTGTTAAATTACTCAAGCTTAAATCTCCCATTTGTACGAAGTGAAATCACCGGCATCTTTCAACAAAACGCTGGCGCGTACAAGCCAGATGTTGGAACAAAAACGACGTAATACTTACCACTCCCCGCTTAGGCGGCAGGAGGCGTCCGTTGCGCTTTGAGCTGTTCGCGCAAGGCGTCGATTTCCGATTTCGCCATCTGCAAATTCTTCTCCCTTAGCGCGATCGTATCGTTCAGCCCGGCGGCAGTCGCTTCCGCCGCCATCCGACCGGACTCGCTGGCGGTCAGCTCTTCTTTGTTGATGAGCATGAGCCGCGCCCGCCGTCAGCACGCGATCGAGATGGCTAGTACGCGCCTCGGCCGCTTGCCGTTCCTCTCGGCGGCTCATCGCCACCGCGTTTTGGTAGTCAGTGGACTGTTTCCGATTTTGGTTCAGTTGCCGTCTGTTGAAAGAAAAGTGTCCCACATTGCGAAGTAATTCTGTCCCACTTACATCCGCATCAACTTTCATTCTTAAATTTCATTGGAAGCAACATGGTTCCATTACCAACGCAACGATGGCGTCTTTCCGAGAGTTTTATGAATGAAAAAATATGGGATCGAATTGCTTCAACCGACGATTTGCATCTGCGCATGGCCGAGCCACAGCAATACCTTGCGCAGCTCGCCGGTCGCTTGGAGCATCATCTTTCATTGACCCATTTCGCGAGCTCCACATTCACCTCACGTACCGAGAACTTCTTCGGATCAAACCCACTGCCAAGCCACTCGCGCACCTCCCGCCGGCGCCCACCGCGCCCACGCAACGCGCGCAAAACCTCGGCATACCCCGCGGGTCCGCCGCAGTCTTCCGGCGGACAGGCATATTTGCCGGCAATACATCGCGGCGACGGATTGCCGCTGACGACGCGCTCGATGCGGATCTCACGGTCGGCACGCGGGCCCGGCGCCAAATGGTCGGCTCCCAGTACAGCAGCTCGATCCGAAACTCGTAGAGCGTGGTCGCAAGTTGTCGAGTGGTTGTCGGTGCCGGCGGTGCGACGTCATCCGGGTTCGATTGGTTCGCCGGCCTCCGCCGAACTCGCGTAAGCGGAAGGATCTTGGCCGTCGACCGGTCAACGTCGCTGTTTGCTTCTTCCGGATCCTCGTCATGTAGCGTCGCTGCGCTGACCGAGTTGTGGCCTGGTGCCATCAAAGCACTTAATTTGTCGAGTAGCGGCGCGGTCGCGTTGTCCTCCAGTTGCCGCCCTTCCTCAATATACTCTCGCACCGTCGTATCGCTCTTCCACCCGCCCTGCTTCTTGATCGCCTCGAAGGCGACGCCCTCGCGCGCGGCCGACGTGGCCACGCCGCGGCGCAAACTGTGACTGCTGAGGTCCGGCACGAAGTCGAACCCGCACGCGCTCCCGATCGTTTTCAAAATTGTGTTCACCGCGCCGGCACCGAGCGCCGTCGGTTTCATCATGTCGCGCCAATCGATCGGCCGAAACACGGGTCCGACGTCGATGGCGGCCATGGCGAGCCAGTGCCTCAGCGCCACCACCGGACACGCACCGGGCCCGCCGGCTCGGATCGCGCGTGTCATGCCTTCGCCGGTTTGATCGGTCTTCGAGCGCGGCAACGCGATCAGCATTCCTTCGGGTTCAAACGTGACGTGAGCGACCTCGATGGCCACCAGCTCGCTGCGCCGAAAGCCACCGAAGTAGCCGAGCAATAACAACGCCGTGTCGCGCGCAGCTTTCCTCGTCGGCGGTTGCGCACGCAACCACGCGAGCATCGTCGCGACGTGCTCGAGTCGGAGCGCCTTGGCTTTGCGTTTCGGCCGCCCGTGTTCGCGGCGGATGCCGGTCAGCGTCTTCCGCACATCCGGCGCCACCGTGGGATCGGCGAATCCCTGGTAGCGATGCCAGTTCCCGATCGCGGTGACGCGCAGCTCAAGGGTGCGGGGATTGAGCGTTTCCGCGAACTGCACCAAGTAATCCATCACCGCGCGCGCGTCGCACGGAAGCGCCCGACCCGACGTCAGAAAATGGCGCACCGCCGACCGGTACGCCCGGCGCGTATTGCTGGCGGTGGCCGCCGTGAGCAACTTCTGATGGGCGTGGGCACGCTCCACGAGGTCGCCCGCCGTCGTACTGTTAGTCCGATTCGCCGGTGGCGCGACCGATTTCGGGGTTTCGGCGTTGCTGGTCATCCCCTGCCTCATGCGAGCTGTTTTGGACGGCGTTACGCGGGTCGAAAACCTCGACTCGCTGATGACACCGATGATAAGTGTTCTTATCATCGGTTTCAACTAATCATATTATTTCCGTTTTCAACTTCTATATATTCCAGTATATTACGTGTTACGTGTTACGGTTCGTTATTCGTGGAGACTCCATTGCCGTATGGCCAGGCCCGGCATTACCTACAACGACGTTAAGAGGGCCGCCGATGAGATCGACGGCGACGGGATCAATCCGACGATCGATCGCGTGCGCGCCATCCTCGGCACCGGCAACCGCGGCACGATCGCGACCCACTTAAAGCGCTGGAAAACCGAACACGGCCAAACCGCGGCGCTGGTTAACCTGCACGGACTGCCCACGGAACTCGCGCTCGGCTTGCGGAACCTTGTCGACCAGGCCGAAGCGCAGGCGGCGCGGCAGGTGGCCGAGCTGGAGGGCACCTATCGCGTCGACGCCGCGCGCCAGGCCGCGCAAGTCGATGCGCTCACCAAGGAGCACGCGGCGCTCATCGATGCGCACGCCCGCCAGTCGACCGCGCTCACGGAGGCGCGCGCGACCATTGAGCGGTTACAGTCAGACGTTCAACAACGAGCGGCTGCACTTTCCGATAGCACGCACGCGCAGCGCGCCCTGGAACAGCGGCTGCACGATCGCGATGGTGAGGTGGATCGGTTGGTGGCGGAGCTGAAACAACATCGCGACCAGTTCGAGCGCTATCAAGAGGCGGCCGCGCGCAGTCGCCAAGAAGATCGGCAAGCGGCCGAGGCGCGCGCGAACCAGCTCGAACACGCGCTTGCCGCGGCGCACACCGCGCTTCGGGACAAGGATTCCGCGATTGCGGCGGAGCGCGGCGCGTGGTCGGCCGAGCGCGGCGGGCTGCTGGCGCAGCTGCGCGACAGCCACGCGACGGAAACGTCGACACGTGCCGCGCTCGCCGATACCAACGCGCGGCTCGAAGGAATGAGCAGGCAACTTACGGCGACGACGGAATCGCTGGAGGCGCTCGCCGAGGAACACCGGCGTGTGCAAGCGTTGCTCGCCGCCGGCGAGACGCGACGCGCGGTACTCGAAGCAACAGTAACCGGCCTGCACGAAACGATAGGGCGCCTGGAAAAGGCAATTCCTCGGACGGTGGCGCCGGCCGGTGGCGGCGACCCGCCGCAGAAGCCGCCGCCCGACAAACGCTAGCGGACTTGGTGTGAGTGCTGCGTGAATAACGGTTTTTCGAGATCGAGGGAGTGACGATTGACGATGTAAACCAATATGCAGTCGGACTGGGTCGTAGACAATTTTGCCGCCGCCGGCGGGGCCTGGCCTGGATCGTGATGCGAGTTGTAGCGGGCACAGGGGTTTCGCGATAGCTATTTGATTGACCCGATCGTCGACGGTAAGCCGTTCAGCAAAACCGGGCAGGAGCGCATGTGCGGTAATAGCAAGCGACGTAGTTGACTTCGCCAAACCGTTTACGGGATTACAACGGTACGAGAGACTGAGGAACGAGTCATGCAACGATTGATTGTCGTCTATGAGCCACACAGTGGCGGATTGTTTCCGTGTATCGAGTCCGACGATGACTCGGACCTGTTGACAGCATGCGATGACCTACCCGTAGCGCACGTGTTCGATGAGATTTCGGCGCGGCGCTACTCGCGCGACGTGCTGCATGCAGCGGGTTTCCGTGTCGCCGGCGCGCACCGAAATT
The sequence above is a segment of the Gammaproteobacteria bacterium genome. Coding sequences within it:
- a CDS encoding type II toxin-antitoxin system YafO family toxin — translated: MAIKVFTSQKFRELLTDDEARRLVDEFREYKETGVASKSFGRDAPYHWPSSVVAADLRHLHLYEKASEPYWHLAVVQYRRVSDCHLVYCCGSHPSNYLMITMLREKAHEQAKKVTFMAALAEIAEKFKTKY
- a CDS encoding DNA-binding protein; the encoded protein is MARPGITYNDVKRAADEIDGDGINPTIDRVRAILGTGNRGTIATHLKRWKTEHGQTAALVNLHGLPTELALGLRNLVDQAEAQAARQVAELEGTYRVDAARQAAQVDALTKEHAALIDAHARQSTALTEARATIERLQSDVQQRAAALSDSTHAQRALEQRLHDRDGEVDRLVAELKQHRDQFERYQEAAARSRQEDRQAAEARANQLEHALAAAHTALRDKDSAIAAERGAWSAERGGLLAQLRDSHATETSTRAALADTNARLEGMSRQLTATTESLEALAEEHRRVQALLAAGETRRAVLEATVTGLHETIGRLEKAIPRTVAPAGGGDPPQKPPPDKR